GCCTTGCCTTCGAGCTTTTCGAGCGCCACCCGGCGCTGGCCATCGACAACGCGTTCGGCATTCCCGAGCCTCCCGAGCGCGTCCACTGGGACGAGCCTTTCGCGCGGGCGGTGGGGGTGCCGGGCGCGTACGACTACGGTCCCGAACGGGTGGCCTGGCTGGGCCACCTGGTGACGAACTGGATGGGGGACGACGGCGTGCTCCGGCGCCTGAACGTCCAGGTCCGGCGTCACAACCTCCTCGGCGACACCACCTGGTGCCACGGCCGCGTCGCCGGCAAGGCCGAGGAGCACGGGGAAGCGCTCGTCCACCTGGAGCTCCGGGCTGAAAACCAGCGCGGCGAGGTCACGGCCCAGGGGAGCGCTGCGGTCGCCCTCCCACGCCGCGCACGATAGACCCTCGCGTGGGGCCCCTGACAGGCCTTCGTGTGGTGGAGGTCGGAGAGCTCGTCTCGGCCCCATACGCCGCCAAGTGCTTCGCCGATCTCGGCGCCGAAGTCGTGAAGGTCGAGCCGCCGACCGGCGAGTGGGCGCGGCGCCACGGACCCTTCCTGAACGACGCGCCCCACCTCGAGCGGAGCGGGCTCTTCCTCCTCCTGAACACTAACAAGCTGGGCATCGCGCTGGATCTGGGCCGCGAAGCGGGCCGGGGGATCCTCGACCGCCTCCTGGTCGAGGCGGACCTGTTGATCGAGAACCTTCACCCCGACGACGCTCGGCCCCTGGGCCTGGACCCCGACGCGGTCGGCCGTCGTTTCCCCAGGCTCGTTCACGTCTCGATCTCCTGCTTCGGCCACCGGGGTCCCTGGCGGAGCTGGCGCGGCCATGCCCTCCACGCCGGCGCTGCGGGCGGCGCGAGCGTGGTGATCGGCGAGCCCGGTCGCGCGCCGCTGCCGTTTCCGGCGTCCCAGCCGGACTACCAGGGGGGGATCAACGGCGCGTGCGGCGCGATGCTGGCCCTCTTTGCGCGCCAGAAGACCGGCAGGGGCCAGCACGTGGACGTGGCCACCACCGAAGCGATGGCCTTCTACGGGGGGATCACCTCACCGCTCTACACCGAGACCGGCCTGCCGTGGCGGCGCTCGGGACACCGCGCGTCGGGATCGGGGGGCTTCTACCCGTACGCGATCCTGCCGACGCGCGACGGCTACTTCTGTCTGATCACCCGCTCGGGCCACCCCTGGAAGCGCTTCCTTGAGGCGTTGGGAAATCCCACATGGACCCGGGATGCCCGGTACCGCGATCGGGCTGCCATGGGGCGCGAGTATCCTGACGAGGTGGATGCGCTCCTCGTCCCCTACTTGAGGGAGCGCACGAGCGCCGAGCTCCAGGAGCTCTGCCGACGCCACGCCATTCCGTTCGCGCCGGTCCGCACGACCGAGGAGGTCGCCCGCTGTCCCCAGCTCGCGGCTCGAGACTTCTTCGTCCAGATCGCGCGGGCGGAGGTGGGGGCGCTCACGTATCCCGGCGCTCCGTGGAAATTTTCCAAAACCCCGTGGCGGCTCCTCCGGCCCGCGCCGCTCCTCGGCGAGCACACGGACCTGGTCCTGGGACGCCTCGGTGTCTCCCCCACCGAGCTCGCCTCGCTTCGCCGGGAAGGGATCATCGCGTGAGACCGCTCGACGGGATCCGCGTCGTGGACTTCGGCTGGGTCGCGGTGGGCCCGGTGCTCTCGAGCCTCCTGGCCGAGTTCGGGGCGGAGGTCATCAAGGTAGAGTCGTCGCGGCGGCTCGACTACTGCCGCCTCATCCCCACACCCCTGGGCGAGGACGAGAAGGTCTCTGACGCTCTCGCCTCTCGGGCCCACGAGATCGACACGGTCCTGCTCTTCCACCAGTACAACCGGGGAAAGCTCGGCATCACCGTGGACCTCCGCCATCCGGGGGCTCCGGAGCTCCTGAAGCGTCTCGTCGCCAGAAGCGACGTGGTTGTGGAGAACTTCTCGCCCTCGGTGCT
The genomic region above belongs to Candidatus Rokuibacteriota bacterium and contains:
- a CDS encoding CoA transferase — translated: MGPLTGLRVVEVGELVSAPYAAKCFADLGAEVVKVEPPTGEWARRHGPFLNDAPHLERSGLFLLLNTNKLGIALDLGREAGRGILDRLLVEADLLIENLHPDDARPLGLDPDAVGRRFPRLVHVSISCFGHRGPWRSWRGHALHAGAAGGASVVIGEPGRAPLPFPASQPDYQGGINGACGAMLALFARQKTGRGQHVDVATTEAMAFYGGITSPLYTETGLPWRRSGHRASGSGGFYPYAILPTRDGYFCLITRSGHPWKRFLEALGNPTWTRDARYRDRAAMGREYPDEVDALLVPYLRERTSAELQELCRRHAIPFAPVRTTEEVARCPQLAARDFFVQIARAEVGALTYPGAPWKFSKTPWRLLRPAPLLGEHTDLVLGRLGVSPTELASLRREGIIA